The following is a genomic window from Microcoleus sp. FACHB-672.
GCCGTGGTTGCTTGTTTGGCGAGAAGTACAACGTCAGTTTCAGCAAGCCCGAATCCACGCCCCCTCAGCCATTTATGATGCCACCAATGCAGCCCGTAAACAGCGCCGCGAAGCCATTATGCTGGCAAGAAAGGCCGGTTTTACCCACATCACCGGCTTGTGGTTAGACACCCCCTTAAAGCAGTGCTTACAACGCAACCGGCAGCGAGGCCGGCAAGTCCCAGAAGAAGTCATCTTGCGAATGCACCGGCAGATGAGTGACGCCCCTCCAGCCCTTCAAGATGGCCTTGATCAGCTAATCCGTTGGTCGCCTGCCGGCATTAGTACGGAAATTGCGATCATACGCTAAGAAAAAACCGAACTAGAGGCATACCTAACCTTAGGTAATCTGAAGCTAGAGAAGTGAGAATTTTTTTTCTATCACCTCTTCATCAATCGGATAATACTAAGCCGATATCCGATTTTCCTCGTTTTGAGTGCAGCGCCGCCCTAAGACTTTTAACTGCAACTAAAGACACTCACAACTGGGCACTCAGCACTCTCTATGACGTTATAGAAAAAAAACTTTAAACTTATTCATTAAAACAGAGGTGACTGGTTAATGGCTGCAACCGATTTTAAAGACTACTATG
Proteins encoded in this region:
- a CDS encoding AAA family ATPase; protein product: MTKLILLIGLPGSGKTYLTQYLIADCPRRHHISTDAIRAKLFGDESIQGPWLLVWREVQRQFQQARIHAPSAIYDATNAARKQRREAIMLARKAGFTHITGLWLDTPLKQCLQRNRQRGRQVPEEVILRMHRQMSDAPPALQDGLDQLIRWSPAGISTEIAIIR